The Methanofollis sp. nucleotide sequence CAGCCAGGCGCGGGCGATCGCCATGTCGTCGCCCTCCACCTTCACGAAGGCGTAGAAGGCGCCGTCCGGCGGGGCGACCGTGTATCCCATCGAGGTAAACTCGTCGAGCATGTACATCCGCCGCGCCTCGAACTCCTTTCGCATCGCCTCGACGCAGGACTGGTCGCCCTGCAGGGCCGCGACGCCGCCCCACATCACGAAGGTCGTGGGGGAGGAGATCGAGTGCTGCTGGACCTTCATCATCTGCCGCAGCACCGGCAGGGGTGCCACGGCATACCCGAGGCGCCACCCTGTCATCGCGTAGGCCTTGGAAAAGCCGTTGATGGTGATCGTCCGTTCGGCCATGTCCCCGAGAGCCGCGAGGGATATGTGTTCCTTGCCGTAGATGAGTTTTTCGTAGATCTCGTCGGAAAGGGCAAGGAGGTCGTAGTCCTCGCAGAGGTCCGCGACGAGTTTCAGGGATGCCTTCGAGAGCACCGTGCCGGCCGGGTTCGAGGGAGTGTTGACGATGATCATCTTCGTCTTCTGCCCCACCCTCTCCAGGATGGCGTCGTCGATCTGGAAGGAGGGTTCTTTCAGGGGGAGGTGGACGACCCGTCCGTCTGCCATCTGGACGCAGGGCTCGTAACTGACCCAGGCCGGGTCAGGGAGGATCACCTCGTCTCCCGGGTTGAGGCAGGCCTGCATCGCCTCATAGATAGCGTCCTTCGCGCCGCAGGTGGCGATGACGTTCTCCGGTCCGCAGGGGATCCCGTTCTCTGTCCGGCACTTTGCGGCCACGGCATGGAGGAGTTCCGGGATGCCGGCCGACGG carries:
- a CDS encoding pyridoxal phosphate-dependent aminotransferase, with protein sequence MRALSEKIGAVAPSATIEITDAAKKMKREGIDVISLSIGEPDFATPEHIVQACSDALARGETHYAPSAGIPELLHAVAAKCRTENGIPCGPENVIATCGAKDAIYEAMQACLNPGDEVILPDPAWVSYEPCVQMADGRVVHLPLKEPSFQIDDAILERVGQKTKMIIVNTPSNPAGTVLSKASLKLVADLCEDYDLLALSDEIYEKLIYGKEHISLAALGDMAERTITINGFSKAYAMTGWRLGYAVAPLPVLRQMMKVQQHSISSPTTFVMWGGVAALQGDQSCVEAMRKEFEARRMYMLDEFTSMGYTVAPPDGAFYAFVKVEGDDMAIARAWLNEAHVAATPGTAFNAPGWIRVSYAASIPTLKEAMRRIRAWKNGQ